Within Pseudomonas sp. LBUM920, the genomic segment AGCGGATGGCCAGATCCACCTCGGCCGCGGCGACGTTGGCCAATTGAATCGCCGGCAGCAACTCGACCTGGATATGCGGGTGACGGTTGAGAAAGCCGGCCAGGCGTGGGGCCAGCCACAGGGTGGCGAAGGATGCCAGCAGGCCGACGCGCAGCACGGTGGTAGCGGGCGCGGTTTTTTGGGCGCGCGTGGCGGCGGCGAGGGTGTCGAGGGCGGGGCGGATGTCGGCGTAGTAACGTTGGCCGTCGGCGGTCAGGTCTATCGCGCGGGTGCGGCGGATAAACAGCGGTTTGCCCAGATGCTGTTCGAGTTTGTGCACCTGGTGGCTCAGCGCACTTTGGGTGACCGACAGCTCGTTCGCCGCCTTGATAAAACTCAAGTGCCGTGCGACGGCCTCGAAGGCGCGCAGGGCCAGCAGCGGCGGAAGGTCCTTGTGCAGTGCCACCTGAGTGCGCCTCCTGAGTCGAGTGGGAAGGGTCGATTTTGGGCGATGCCCTGCATTTTGTCGCCCGCTGATTTGCCGTTGGGCGGGGGAGGCCGCATTATTGGGCCATTCCCGCCACAACGTAAGCCAAGCCATGAGTGATGACGACAAGCTGATTGACCTGAATGCCGAACGCGCCAAACGCGTGCATGACCTTAATGACAAGCGCCTGAATGAAGTGCGCCAGGCGTTTGAGCAAGCGATGCCACTGGGCAAAGTTAAGAAAAAGCCGAAGAACAAGCCGAAAAAGCGTTGAAACAACCTGCATCTGTTGATGCAGGTCAGTTATTGCCCTTCTTTACGCCCCGTTGCGGGCGACATTGATCCTCGTCAATTTTCCAATCCGCGTTCTCCCTTAACTTAGCCCTATCGCAACAGGGCACGAGCAGGAGGCCGGTCATGTTTTTCGATAATGTAGTGTTTGCCGGAGTGTTGACTGTCAGCCTCATGGTGTTGTTTTTTGTAGGGTTTGGAATTTTTATCTGGAAGGACGCTAATAAGCGTAAAGAACCGTAAGTTCTTCTGGGTTATATGGGCACGCAAGGCATTTTGGGCGACTTCGGTCGCCCTTTTTTTTGGCCGCGGTTTTTGGGGGTATATCCGTTGCTGCGGTAACGGCGGCTTGGGGTTCCGCTCTTACAGCGGGTCACTTTGGAAAAGCCCCAAAGTAACCAAAGGGCTCTTGCCCCACCACTCGGCACCTCGCCTGGGCTCGGTGTGCCCTCACTCCGGCTTGAATCCGTGGGCCGCCGTGACGGGCCATCCATGGCCCAACACGGCTAACCCGGCGTCCTGCCGGGTTACCCACGAATTCAAGCCTGCGTTCGGCCAGCGTGGTTTAACGGGGCGCCTAAGATCAAAGTCAAAAGCAGATCAAGATCAACAGCAGAGCACGGCGGCCTGGTAGCCGACCTGAGTGGTTGAAGCAAAAGCACAGCAACAGCAGATCAACACCACATCAACCTGATACACAGAGATCCAAATGTGGGAGCGGGCTTGCTCGCGAAGGCGGTGTGTCAGTTAGCTCATGTGTCACTGACACACCGCCTTCGCGAGCAAGCCCGCTCCCACAGTTTGACCGAGTACAGACCGCCAGCACCGCACTGCTTGGCTTTTCTGTGGGAGCTGGCTTGCCTGCGATGCAGGCACCTCGGTCTATCAGGCACACCCAGTCGATGCCATCGCAGGCAAGCCAGCTCCCACATTTGATTGAGTTCAGCCTCCAAGATCAGGTCGGCTGTCAGGCCGCCTCGCTTGCGCTTTTGATCTAACCACTCAGGTCGGCTACCAGGCCGCCGTGCTCTGCTGTTGATCTTGATCTGCTTTTGATCTTGATCTTAGGCGCCCCGTTAAACCACGCTGGCCGAACGCAGGTAGTACGGAGCGGCTAAACCGGCAGGACGCCGGTTTAGCCGCGACGGGGCAGGGACGCCCCGTCGCGGCGGCTCGCTCTGTAGTACCGGAGTGAGGGCACATCGAGCCTAAGCGAGGGGCCGAGTGGTGGGGCAAGAGCCCTTTGGTTACTTTGGGGCTTTTCCAAAGTGACCCGCCGTAAGGGCGGAACCCAAAGCAGCCATCACCCAAACAACGGATATTCACACTAACCCGCAGCCCAAAAAAAAGGCGCGACCCCCATCAGAGATCGCGCCTTCTTTATCAGCCGCAGCCTAGTAGCCTATCAACTACCCAACGCCTTGGACGCCAACCAGAACAACCCGGCCGACAAGCCCACCGTCGCCGGCAAGGTCAACACCCAAGCCATCAGAATGGTCTTCACCGTACCACCCTGCAGGCCGCTTTTATTGGCAACCATGGTCCCGGCAACACCGGACGACAACACATGGGTAGTCGAAACTGGCAGGCTAAAGATGTTCGCCAGGCCAATCATGCTCGCCGTGGTGATCTGCGCCGACATGCCCTGGGCATACGTCATGCCCTGCTTGCCGATCTTCTCGCCGATGGTCAGCACCACACGCTTCCAACCCACCATCGTGCCCAGGCCCAACGCCAGTGCCACCGCCAGGATCACCCAGAACGGCGCGTACTCGGTCGTGGCAGTCAGGTCTTTACGCAGCTTGTCCAGGTCGGACTTCTCACGCGCATCCAGGCCCGGCAGCTTGCCGACTTTCTTCGCGGTGTCGTCCAGGCACAGCAGGTAGCGGCGCACTTCGATACGGTGCTCGGAGGTCAGCGAGTGGTAGTCCGAGACACCTTTCAAAGTCTCCATCAGCGCGCTGATGGTGGGCTCGGTCTGCTGGGGGTTGCACTGGAACTTGCCCGGCAGGTCATCCTTCACGCTTTTGCCCAGTGCCAGGAACTCGCCGAGGGTGGCGTTGTTACGCTGGTAGAACTGGCTCAAGTGCACGGTGGCGTCACGGGTGCGCTCGATCTGGTAGGTGGTGCTGCCCAGGTCGAGTACGAACTGCGCCGGCACGATACCGATCAGCACCAGCATGATCAGGCCGATACCTTTCTGACCATCGTTGGAGCCGTGCACAAAGCTCACGGCCATCGCGGAAATCACCAGCACCAGGCGGTTCCAGAACGGCGGGTGTTTCTTGTCGTCGAGCTTGCGGCGCTGGTCCGGGGTCTTGTGCATCTTCGACAGCGGGCGCCACCATTTCAGGCCAAGCAGCACCAGGGCTGCGACCAGGAAACCGGCCATCGGCGAGAACACCAGCGATGCACCGATATCGATCGCTTTCTGCCAGTTCACACCGTCAGCCAGCGGAATATCGTTGATCAGGGCATTGGCCAGGCCGACACCCAGGATCGAACCGATCAGGGTGTGGGAACTGGAGGCCGGAATACCGAAGTACCAGGTGCCCAGGTTCCAGGTGATCGCCGCTGCGAGCAAAGAGAAGACCATAGCCAGACCATGGCCAGTGTTCACATTGATCAGCAACTCCACCGGCAGCAAATGCACGATGGCGTACGCGACACCGACACCACCGAGCAACACGCCGAGGAAGTTGAACACCCCGGAGAAGAACACGGCCAGGTGCGGCGGCATGGCTTTGGTATAGATGACTGTGGCCACCGCGTTAGCGGTGTCATGAAAGCCATTGATGAACTCGAAGGCGAGGACAAAGGCCAGGGCGAGCAACAGGCTCACTAGAACCCACGCATCCAGTCCGCTGAATAAATCGATCATGAAGGTTTTCTGACCCGGTCGTAAGGGGGCGCGATTATGCCAGAAAACCTCAGTAATCGATGCACTAGCTGCTCATCGGTAACAATCTTCATTGAAAAAAAACCGGGCAGGGGTGCGCATCCCAGGGTTTTCGGGGCTTTGGCAAGTCTTTGATTTATAAAGCGCGGGGTCGAAAAAGCGGGTTTTTTTGACCGGATTGTCACATTTGAAACATTTGTACGAAATTTCGTTCAAGGCTGTAGGAGCCTGATTAAATCAGGTTGCCCGCCGCTGGCAATGCGCCAGCGGCGGTGGCAAAACCTTGAAGCTCAAATCGAAGCGCTTATGGCTCTTCGGTTTTGAGTTCCTGTTCAATCTTTTGGATTTCCTGGGCAAATGCCTGATCGAGCAAACTGGCTCGTTTGCGCCAGGGCTTGCGCTCGGGCTCAGGCTGGGCGGCGTAGGTGGTGATTTCCCCGCCGTAAACGTCCTTGTAACGTTGCTCCTGGCGCTCAAGTTCCGCGCGCAGTTCGTCTTTCGTCACAGTGTTACCTAAATGAGTTGAGTGTATTGAATGTGCAGCGCCACGCTTGAAAGTCGTCCTCGGGCTGTTTCAAGTTGAACAGGCGAACTGTTCAAGTTTGAAAGAAGGCACCAGGGGCAAAACGTTTAAGCGGATACGTGTGACCGGCGATGCTGGAACGCTGCAAAGCCTGGCGAGCTCCAATCCCGATTATTGTTACCGGGCCGACCTCTGCACAGGTTGCATTATAGCGGCGTATTTGAATAACACTATCGGCGTGAAGTTAAAAAGCGTCAACGTTGCGTGAGGGTTTTGTTACATACAGGTGTCAGTCTTTTCGAAAAAAACCGTGTTGACGTTCTGCACTTTTATAAATGTCGGATGGCTGCTCAAACGTGAGCGATCCCTTCGGCGCATCCGTTAAGTGTGCTCGTTCGTTGAACGCCATTGCGGGACCAGCAAATTGCGATAATCGCATGATCGTCCGATAATCGCCCAAAGTTGCTGGCCCCGCCTTGTGCATTCTGGCCAGCGCGGCTTGTAATAGCGGCCAACCCTCCCAGCGGTTGAAAATAAGAGAAAGGACCCTGAAATGAACGATCAATTGCGCAACTCCTTCGCGTCAGTGGCGCCGCCGATCGTGGCGTCCCCGGCCAAGCGCATCCAGGCGTTTACCGGTGATCCGGACTTCATGACTTCCCTGGCCCGTGGCCTGGCCGTGGTGCAGGCCTTTCAGGAGCGCAAGCGCCACCTGACCATCGCCCAGATCAGCCACCGCACTGAAATCCCCCGCGCCGCGGTGCGTCGTTGCCTGCACACGTTGATCAAGCTCGGCTACGCCACCACCGACGGGCGTACCTATTCACTGTTGCCCAAAGTCCTGACCCTGGGGCACGCCTATTTATCTTCTACGCCACTGGCGGTGTCGGCCCAGCCTTATCTTGATCGCATGAGCGAGCAACTGCATGAAGCCTGCAACATGGCGACGCTGGAGGGCGACGACATTCTCTATATCGCCCGGTCCGCCACCACCCAGCGCCTGATTTCCGTGGATTTGTCGGTGGGCGGGCGCTTGCCGGCGTACTGCACGTCCATGGGCCGCATTCTGCTCGCGGCACTCGACGATGCCTCGCTGCAGGACTACCTCGACCACGCCGACCTGCAAACCAAGACCAGCCGCACCCTGACCACCGCCGACGCGTTGTTCGAATGCCTGCAGCAAGTACGCCAGCAGGGCTGGTGCATTGTCGATCAGGAGTTAGAGCAGGGCCTGCGTTCCATCGCCGTGCCGGTGTACGACGCGTCCGGCCAAGTGTTGGCCGCGCTCAACGTGAGTACTCACGCCGGTCGGGTCAGCCGCAGCGAGCTGGAGCAGCGTTTCCTGCCGAGCATGCTCAGCGCGAGCCGTGAGCTGAGTGCGCAATTGTTTGCCTAAGTGTTCGATGACCGCACAGATCCCGGCTTGATCAATTGACGGTGTTTCCCCTGGCTTATTAATGTGCGGCAGCGCTATCAGCGCCGCCCCAATAATAATGACGACCTCAGGTCGTTCGCCCGCCCATCGGTGTGGAAATAACAATAATGAATCAGCCCTCTGTCGGTACTAACCTGGACGTGCAGTCCTTTATCAATGCCCAGCCGTTGTCACGCTACCAATGGCGCGTGGTGATCCTGTGTTTCCTGATTGTCTTCCTCGACGGGCTCGACACCGCCGCCATGGGCTTTATCGCGCCCGCACTTTCGCAGGACTGGGGCATCGACCGCGCCAGCCTCGGCCCGGTGATGAGCGCCGCATTGATCGGCATGGTGTTCGGCGCGCTGGGCTCCGGCCCGTTGGCCGACCGCTTCGGGCGCAAAGTGGTGCTGGTGAGCGCGGTGCTGGTATTTGGCGCGTTCAGCCTGGCCTCGGCCTACAGCACTCACGTCGACCAGTTGCTGGTGTTGCGTTTCCTCACCGGGCTGGGCCTGGGCGCGGGGATGCCGAATGCCACCACGCTGCTCTCCGAGTACACGCCCGAGCGTCACAAGTCGTTGCTGGTCACCAGCATGTTCTGTGGGTTCAACCTGGGCATGGCCGGTGGCGGATTTATCTCGGCCAAGCTGATTCCAGCGTTCGGCTGGCACAGCTTGCTGATGATTGGCGGCATCCTGCCGTTGATCCTGGCGGTGGTGCTGTTGGTGTGGTTGCCGGAATCGGCGCGCTACCTCGTGGTGCGCAATCGTGGCACCGACAAGGTGCGCAAAACCTTGTCACCCATCGAGCCCAACCTCGTCGCCCGCGCCACCAGCTTCAGCGTGCCCGAGCAAAAAACCGTCAAGGCGCGCAACGTGTTCGCGGTGATTTTCTCCGGCACTTACAGCGCCGGCACCTTGTTGCTGTGGCTCACCTACTTTATGGGCCTGGTGATCGTGTACCTGCTGACCAGTTGGTTGCCGACCCTGATGCGCGACAGCGGTGCCAGCATGGAGCAGGCTGCGTTCATCGGCGCGCTCTTCCAGTTTGGTGGTGTGTTGAGTGCGGTCGGCGTGGGCTGGGCGATGGACCGGTTCAATCCGCACAAGGTCATCGGCACTTTCTATCTGCTGGCCGGGGTGTTCGCCTACGCGGTAGGTCAGAGCCTGGGCAATATCACGCTGCTGGCCACCTTGGTGCTGGTCGCCGGGATGTGCGTCAACGGTGCGCAGTCGGCGATGCCGTCACTGGCCGCACGCTTCTACCCGACCCAAGGTCGCGCTACCGGCGTGTCGTGGATGCTCGGCATCGGCCGCTTTGGCGCGATCCTCGGTGCGTGGATGGGCGCAACATTACTGGGGTTGGGCTGGAACTTCGAGCAGGTGCTGACGGCGCTGGTGATTCCGGCGGCGCTGGCCACGGCAGCTGTTCTGATCAAAGGCATGGTCAGCCATGCGGATGCGACCTGAGGCTTTACCCGATCTTGTGGCTGCCGGCGCCTCTGTGGGAGCTGGCTTGCCTGCGATTGCATCAACTCAGTTCACCTGCCGAACCGAGTCGTTTGCATCGCAGGAAAGCCAGCTCCCACATGGACTAAGCCCAGTTGAGTTTCAGTGTTTCGTACAAAAGATTAGCTAGACAACAATCCGTTCGATAATCGAACACTGAGTCGATTATCGGATTGTTCGACCCCTTTCCCCGGCTTAATCTTCAGGCACTTGGGCGCCACCTCAGCGCCTTTTTCGATCAACACCGGGAGCCCGAACCCCATGGCTGAAATCCTTGCGCTGCGCGACGCGGTGAAGCACTTCGTGAATGACGGCGACACCGTCGCGCTGGAAGGCTTCACCCACCTGATCCCTACGGCGGCGGGTCATGAAATCATTCGTCAGGGCAAGAAAGACCTGACGCTGGTGCGTATGACGCCTGACTTGATCTACGACCAGTTGATCGGGGCCGGCTGCGCCCGCAAGTTGATTTTCTCCTGGGGCGGCAACCCCGGTGTAGGCTCCCTGCATCGCCTGCGCGACGCGGTCGAGAAGCAATGGCCGCAACCGCTGGAGATCGAAGAGCACAGCCACGCCGACCTGGCCAATGCCTACGTTGCCGGTGCATCCGGCCTGCCGTTTGCGGTGCTGCGCGCCTACGCCGGTTCTGACTTGCCCAAGGTCAACCCGCTGATCAAAACCGTGACCTGCCCGTTCACCGGCGAAGTGCTGGCGGCGGTGCCGTCGGTTCGCCCGGACGTCACCGTGATCCATGCACAGAAGGCTGACCGCAAGGGCAACGTGTTGCTCTGGGGCATTCTCGGTGTGCAGAAAGAAGCGGCCCTGGCGGCCAAGCGCTGCATCGTCACCGTCGAAGAGATCGTTGACGACCTGAATGCGCCGATGAACAGCTGCGTGCTGCCGACCTGGGCGTTGACGGCGGTGTGTCATGTACCCGGTGGCGCGCATCCGTCCTACGCCCACGGCTACAACGAGCGTGATAACCGCTTCTATCAGGCGTGGGACCCGATCGCTCGTGATCGTGGGACCTTTACCGCCTGGATCGACGAATACATCCACGGCACTGCCGACTTCCGTGAATTCCAGGCCAAGCTGGCCACCGCGCAGGAGGCCAAGTGATGGCTTACTCCACCAATGAAATGATGACCGTCGCCGCTGCGCGTCGCCTCAAGAACGGCTCGGTGTGCTTCGTCGGCATCGGCTTGCCTTCCAAGGCCGCCAACCTGGCGCGCCTGACCTCATCGCCCGACGTGGTGCTGATCTACGAATCGGGCCCGATTGGCGCCAAGCCCAGCGTCTTGCCGCTGTCCATCGGCGACGGCGAACTGGCAGAAACCGCTGACACCGTGGTGCCGACCGGCGAGATTTTCCGCTACTGGCTGCAAGGCGGGCGCATCGACGTCGGTTTTCTCGGCGCGGCCCAGGTCGACCGATTCGGCAATATCAACACCACCGTGGTCGGTGACTACCACCAGCCCAAAGTGCGCCTGCCGGGTGCCGGTGGCGCGCCGGAGATTGCCGGCTCGGCCAAGAGCGTGCTGATCATCCTCAAGCAGTCGGCGCGTTCGTTTGTCGACAAGCTGGACTTCATCACCTCCGTCGGCCATGGCGAAGGCGGCGACTCACGCAAGCGCCTGGGTCTGCCAGGCGCCGGCCCTGTAGGGATTATTACCGACCTGTGCATCATGGAGCCGGAAGAGGGCAGCCATGAATTTGTGGTCACCGCGCTGCACCCCGGCGTCACCCGCGAACAAGTGATCGCGGCCACCGGTTGGGCGATTCGGTTTGCCGATCAGGTGAGCACCACCGACGCACCGACGGACATCGAACTCAAGGCTCTGCGTGATCTCGAAGCCCGCACTGCCGCCGCCCATGGCCAAGCGCCAGGAGAAGCCTGATGCGTGACGTGTTTATCTGTGATGCCATTCGCACGCCCATCGGCCGCTTTGGCGGTGGTTTGTCCACGGTGCGTGCCGATGACCTGGCGGCCTTGCCGATCAAGGCCCTGATCGAACGCAACCCCCAGGTGGAGTGGGCGGCGGTGGATGAAGTGTTCCTCGGTTGTGCCAACCAAGCCGGCGAGGACAACCGCAACGTCGCGCGCATGGCCCTGCTGTTGGCGGGCCTGCCGCAGAGCATTCCCGGCGTGACCCTCAACCGTTTGTGCGCCTCGGGCATGGACGCGATTGGCACGGCATTCCGTGCCATCGCCAGCGGCGAAATGGAGCTGGCGATTGCCGGCGGCGTTGAGTCGATGTCCCGCGCACCGTTCGTGATGGGCAAGGCTGATGCGGCGTTTTCACGCAACATGAAGCTTGAAGACACCACCATCGGCTGGCGTTTTATCAACCCGTTGATGAAGGCCCAATACGGTGTGGACGCGATGCCGCAGACCGCCGATAACGTCGCCGACGACTACAACGTGTCCCGCGCCGACCAGGACGCTTTTGCCCTGCGCAGCCAGCAACGTACCGCCGCTGCGCAAGCCGCCGGGTTTTTCGCCGAAGAAATCGTGCCGGTGCGCGTCGCGCATAAAAAAGGCGAGACCGTGGTCGAGCAGGATGAGCATCCACGGGACACAACCCTGGAAGCCCTGGCCAAACTCAAACCGGTGAATGGCCCGGACAAGACCGTCACCGCCGGCAACGCCTCGGGCGTGAATGACGGTGCGGCGGCGCTGATTCTGGCCTCGGCCGAGGCCGTGAAAAAACATGGCCTCACCGCCCGCGCCCGTGTGTTGGGCATGGCCAGTGCCGGTGTTGCACCGCGTGTGATGGGCATCGGCCCGGTGCCGGCGGTGCGCAGACTGGTGGAGCGCCTTGGTCTGGCGGTTACCGACTTTGATGTCATCGAGCTCAACGAAGCCTTCGCCAGCCAGGGCCTGGCAGTGCTGCGTGAGTTGGGCATCGCCGACGACGCCCCGCAAGTGAACCCGAACGGTGGCGCCATCGCCCTCGGCCACCCGCTGGGCATGAGCGGCGCGCGGTTGGTGTTGACGGCGTTGCACCAATTGGAAAAAACCGGCGGCCGCAAAGGCCTGGCCACTATGTGTGTGGGCGTCGGCCAAGGTTTGGCCCTGGCGATTGAACGCGTCTAATAAAA encodes:
- a CDS encoding LysR substrate-binding domain-containing protein produces the protein MALHKDLPPLLALRAFEAVARHLSFIKAANELSVTQSALSHQVHKLEQHLGKPLFIRRTRAIDLTADGQRYYADIRPALDTLAAATRAQKTAPATTVLRVGLLASFATLWLAPRLAGFLNRHPHIQVELLPAIQLANVAAAEVDLAIRYGKGDWPDVHATRLMPEVISPVCSPAFKAGQLHNGALLMATSHRPFEWTDWCAHYHIDLEHHPRVMLHDYNIVVEAAVAGQGIAMGRHRLIERKLQEGSLVEAFDRPPYHSEIGYWLIAPQGPTSDAAECFSQWLKDACRNA
- the ccoM gene encoding cytochrome c oxidase subunit CcoM produces the protein MFFDNVVFAGVLTVSLMVLFFVGFGIFIWKDANKRKEP
- a CDS encoding inorganic phosphate transporter gives rise to the protein MIDLFSGLDAWVLVSLLLALAFVLAFEFINGFHDTANAVATVIYTKAMPPHLAVFFSGVFNFLGVLLGGVGVAYAIVHLLPVELLINVNTGHGLAMVFSLLAAAITWNLGTWYFGIPASSSHTLIGSILGVGLANALINDIPLADGVNWQKAIDIGASLVFSPMAGFLVAALVLLGLKWWRPLSKMHKTPDQRRKLDDKKHPPFWNRLVLVISAMAVSFVHGSNDGQKGIGLIMLVLIGIVPAQFVLDLGSTTYQIERTRDATVHLSQFYQRNNATLGEFLALGKSVKDDLPGKFQCNPQQTEPTISALMETLKGVSDYHSLTSEHRIEVRRYLLCLDDTAKKVGKLPGLDAREKSDLDKLRKDLTATTEYAPFWVILAVALALGLGTMVGWKRVVLTIGEKIGKQGMTYAQGMSAQITTASMIGLANIFSLPVSTTHVLSSGVAGTMVANKSGLQGGTVKTILMAWVLTLPATVGLSAGLFWLASKALGS
- the pcaR gene encoding pca regulon transcriptional regulator PcaR: MNDQLRNSFASVAPPIVASPAKRIQAFTGDPDFMTSLARGLAVVQAFQERKRHLTIAQISHRTEIPRAAVRRCLHTLIKLGYATTDGRTYSLLPKVLTLGHAYLSSTPLAVSAQPYLDRMSEQLHEACNMATLEGDDILYIARSATTQRLISVDLSVGGRLPAYCTSMGRILLAALDDASLQDYLDHADLQTKTSRTLTTADALFECLQQVRQQGWCIVDQELEQGLRSIAVPVYDASGQVLAALNVSTHAGRVSRSELEQRFLPSMLSASRELSAQLFA
- a CDS encoding MFS transporter; this encodes MNQPSVGTNLDVQSFINAQPLSRYQWRVVILCFLIVFLDGLDTAAMGFIAPALSQDWGIDRASLGPVMSAALIGMVFGALGSGPLADRFGRKVVLVSAVLVFGAFSLASAYSTHVDQLLVLRFLTGLGLGAGMPNATTLLSEYTPERHKSLLVTSMFCGFNLGMAGGGFISAKLIPAFGWHSLLMIGGILPLILAVVLLVWLPESARYLVVRNRGTDKVRKTLSPIEPNLVARATSFSVPEQKTVKARNVFAVIFSGTYSAGTLLLWLTYFMGLVIVYLLTSWLPTLMRDSGASMEQAAFIGALFQFGGVLSAVGVGWAMDRFNPHKVIGTFYLLAGVFAYAVGQSLGNITLLATLVLVAGMCVNGAQSAMPSLAARFYPTQGRATGVSWMLGIGRFGAILGAWMGATLLGLGWNFEQVLTALVIPAALATAAVLIKGMVSHADAT
- a CDS encoding CoA transferase subunit A; amino-acid sequence: MAEILALRDAVKHFVNDGDTVALEGFTHLIPTAAGHEIIRQGKKDLTLVRMTPDLIYDQLIGAGCARKLIFSWGGNPGVGSLHRLRDAVEKQWPQPLEIEEHSHADLANAYVAGASGLPFAVLRAYAGSDLPKVNPLIKTVTCPFTGEVLAAVPSVRPDVTVIHAQKADRKGNVLLWGILGVQKEAALAAKRCIVTVEEIVDDLNAPMNSCVLPTWALTAVCHVPGGAHPSYAHGYNERDNRFYQAWDPIARDRGTFTAWIDEYIHGTADFREFQAKLATAQEAK
- a CDS encoding CoA-transferase subunit beta — encoded protein: MMAYSTNEMMTVAAARRLKNGSVCFVGIGLPSKAANLARLTSSPDVVLIYESGPIGAKPSVLPLSIGDGELAETADTVVPTGEIFRYWLQGGRIDVGFLGAAQVDRFGNINTTVVGDYHQPKVRLPGAGGAPEIAGSAKSVLIILKQSARSFVDKLDFITSVGHGEGGDSRKRLGLPGAGPVGIITDLCIMEPEEGSHEFVVTALHPGVTREQVIAATGWAIRFADQVSTTDAPTDIELKALRDLEARTAAAHGQAPGEA
- the pcaF gene encoding 3-oxoadipyl-CoA thiolase, with the protein product MMRDVFICDAIRTPIGRFGGGLSTVRADDLAALPIKALIERNPQVEWAAVDEVFLGCANQAGEDNRNVARMALLLAGLPQSIPGVTLNRLCASGMDAIGTAFRAIASGEMELAIAGGVESMSRAPFVMGKADAAFSRNMKLEDTTIGWRFINPLMKAQYGVDAMPQTADNVADDYNVSRADQDAFALRSQQRTAAAQAAGFFAEEIVPVRVAHKKGETVVEQDEHPRDTTLEALAKLKPVNGPDKTVTAGNASGVNDGAAALILASAEAVKKHGLTARARVLGMASAGVAPRVMGIGPVPAVRRLVERLGLAVTDFDVIELNEAFASQGLAVLRELGIADDAPQVNPNGGAIALGHPLGMSGARLVLTALHQLEKTGGRKGLATMCVGVGQGLALAIERV